A single bacterium DNA region contains:
- a CDS encoding tetratricopeptide repeat protein gives ESEARLAALPADDPSLPSLREDLALDRLVRDALLSDAPLAPPTRTFADRLTLDMGDTTFELYYIGGMHTASDIAVFVPRHGILMTGDTMSDRWLTDTPGCLASFVARPGVRHDFPKLLKNWEYLVQQKDRIRLLVTGHWNGELSYDGFAARVGYVRALWDGVPAEIARGASLESLFATFALDARFPELAQSPGFNRNNHAMTLLELWSVTTGQASAADRLYALIDEGAGEDSVREVVASRGAEPARYFYMEGQLNASGYRFLQAGRAPQAVAMFRVYADLYPESWNAYDSLGEALLATGDSAGSIAMYERSLELNPENVNGREALARIRGGGAASAP, from the coding sequence CGGAGTCGGAGGCGCGCCTCGCGGCGCTGCCCGCGGACGACCCGAGCCTGCCCAGCCTGCGCGAGGACCTGGCCCTGGACCGCCTGGTCCGCGACGCCCTGCTGTCGGACGCGCCGCTCGCGCCGCCCACGCGCACCTTCGCCGACCGCCTCACGCTCGACATGGGCGACACGACCTTCGAGCTGTACTACATCGGCGGCATGCACACCGCGAGCGACATCGCCGTCTTCGTGCCCCGGCACGGCATCCTGATGACCGGCGACACGATGTCCGACCGCTGGCTGACCGACACGCCGGGCTGCCTGGCGTCCTTCGTCGCGCGGCCCGGCGTGCGCCACGACTTCCCGAAGCTGCTGAAGAACTGGGAATACCTGGTGCAGCAGAAGGACCGCATCCGGTTGCTGGTGACCGGCCACTGGAACGGCGAGCTGTCGTACGACGGGTTCGCGGCCCGGGTCGGCTACGTCAGGGCGCTGTGGGACGGCGTGCCGGCCGAGATCGCGCGCGGCGCGTCCCTCGAGTCGCTGTTCGCGACCTTCGCGCTCGACGCGCGCTTCCCCGAGCTGGCTCAGAGCCCGGGCTTCAACCGCAACAACCACGCCATGACGCTGCTGGAACTCTGGAGCGTGACGACGGGCCAGGCGTCGGCCGCCGACCGGCTGTACGCGCTCATCGACGAGGGGGCCGGCGAGGACTCCGTCCGCGAGGTCGTGGCCAGCCGCGGCGCCGAGCCCGCCCGCTACTTCTACATGGAGGGCCAGCTCAACGCCTCCGGCTACCGTTTCCTGCAGGCGGGACGCGCGCCGCAGGCGGTGGCGATGTTCCGGGTGTACGCCGATCTCTACCCGGAGTCGTGGAACGCCTACGACAGCCTGGGCGAGGCGCTGCTGGCCACCGGCGACAGCGCGGGCTCGATCGCGAT